The Lepidochelys kempii isolate rLepKem1 chromosome 2, rLepKem1.hap2, whole genome shotgun sequence genomic interval TttgaaccccttccccaaaggtaGGTACAAAACTTTCCTACCAGCCAAAATTCCCATGGTTCCAAGTCATGACAGTCCcttcacaaataaataaatctcccAAAATGTACTGAATTGCTAATTCATGTCTTGCTTATTCTAAATGCATCCTTTGTGTTCTCCCAGCAGTACTCCCATCATAACTCCTTTCTATTCTCCAAGCTGAAGCATTACTTCTCTGTACACACTAACACCAACCAGCCCCTTTCAAAAATcttagccccctcccaccccgcaatCCACTTCCATAAGCATACACAACTGATCTCCTCACTTTCCAGGTTCTTCATTCCTCTCACATCTCATTCTCTTGATCTCCTCTCCTACCATTTCATCTCGCTCCCGATATCCCTACATCTTCCCTCTCCTCTACGAATTCTGGACTTTTCTCAattcccccctctttttttcaTTGTCGGGGTTGACCCTTTGCTGCCGTCATCACAGTTACCTTGAACAGTCTGTTCACTTGCATTGACCCTACAAATTTGTTTGTCCCATTCAGGTCAAAATCCACCTTGTAAGGAATCCTATATTCATGCTCTATGGTCTGCTTCCCCACTTACTCACAAGAGTCCTTTctaaccttttattttatttaaagtgaatttagtaatGTTGTATTGCACCATTGTGGGTTCAGCTCTGGTGGCTACAGTTTCCAGCTTAgcagagtgaaagtcacctctgctacttgcttcagatttaTTGTCTCTTGGAACACATAAAGACATATACATACATTGAGAACTACAAGGTCTAGTTTGTTTTGTCAATTTTGTTAAAGTTACAATTAAGGTTATGAGTACCCAAGCATACAGAAATCCCATAAAGACCTACGCACAAGTTAGAAATATAGTCATACTCACATCCTTAATGATATTCTTAAGGTCTGATGTCTGCCTTGCCaattgatcatcagtagagggatggttctTGGTGCAGGTTTCCCACAGGGGACTCATTTTACCCAATCTGGGAGCCTTCTTTTCTCTTGTGATTCTGACTACACCTAACACCCTGTGCATGTGACTTGTACTCAAAATTACTCTTACAGTTAATTTTTCACAGTACCACCCATTGGTAcatcttttcccataatcttGTGGCATAGGGTCATTCTTTGGTCACTTACTTATGTCAGCATTTCTTAAGCCTATTACCTAGTATGGCTAAGCTAAAACGTACAGGCCCAAGCCTGCAGGCCTTGTGTTTCAGCCCTACTTACCTAGATACCTAATGCATACTTATCCCTTCTGACTACTGATCAATCTATTATTCTATAGTCCTACAACTTAAATCTATTTAATATACAGTTATTATATATGACATAGCATGTCAGTTAATCATAACATCATACAACACAcaataaatgaatgataaaatgaAGTAATGATCTACACCTTCATGCCGTTCCTTGTCCACTGTTCCTGTCTACTCTCATATTTCTTTATTGTAGCAATATCTTGTGTAGTTGCAAGGTATTTTGGTATGAACAATGCCTTCTACAGTTAAACTGTATTGTGTTTTAACTTCCAATGACAAATAGGTTGGTGCAGGTGGTTCTGATAAAAACGTATGCTTTCTTTTCTGCCTGCTCCAGTGGCTGCATATGAAAGGCGGGCTGAGATTACAGGTTGGAGAGTGTTTTATTCGGAATCAGCTtctgtctgtatgtgtgttttATCTTATTGTAATGCGGCCCATTACAAAACAGCTGCTTACCATTGGAAATGGTATTCGAGTCAGCTGCAGTCCAAGTGATAAACGAGATGAGTGAATGCAGGAATTTAACCTCAGCAAGGTCTGAGctataacatttatttaaaccCATCTTTTCCTCTAAACAATGGCTCTGTGTGATCAAATATTTATTGGGATAAGGTTTATTTAGGGCTTTCAGATGGATGCTTGTGAGTGGTAAGGGGCAGTTTTTCAGGAGAATTCTGATTGCATCTAAGCATCTCTTCATTCAGACTATCAGGGGAGATGATTTCTGTAGCTAGGTGTTAGTTTAATCACCTTACTTTTTGAATCGTGGGCAGTGGTTTGTTTACAAGAAAGAAACTTTGTCCATCGCATGTTTTGGTCCAAATGATTCTATGTTTTCATGAGAGAAATGTACTGTATAGAGTGTATGGCAGGACATGTCAATGAAGCGGAGTCTGTTACCTAAGGCCAAGAGTGAATTCAGCCCGATGCATACTGGGCATAAAAACATCAGGATGCAGTAATTTTACATAAACTAAATTTCTCATGGTTGCTTATTCAGGAACATAACCTTTTGTAAGGAATGGTCATTCCATAAGCACTTAGGAGAGCTAGCAAACCAACCAGACAGCTGCAGGAAACAGATGGCTTAGTAAAGTTAGGTGTGTTGGCAAGGCCATAGTGAAGTCATTATCTCCTCAGTAGGGGGtgattctttgtttaaaatatcaGACCAGACATTCTTCATTATATTTAGACTGAACCGTTTGACTTGAAGGGAATTAGAGACAGTATTGTCAAGCTGACTCAGAACTGGAGCATTTGTGGAGTTCATGTGAGTTCATTTGCCGCTGATAGGAGTTCAGAGTTTATGCAGCATGATGTCTTACACATGTGTGACTGGGTGTGTGGTACATGTCCCCATGCATGGGTGAAcatgtgttttttttcctcatgGATATTGATGTTCAATATAGTGACTAAGCCCCTGACCCTACTTTGCTTGTCTGATATGCCCAGGTGGTCTGGAGGATATAGTACTCATTAGCTGAGGTTACACTGCCAACTCATCTTTCCTAGCAACAAACTATGGCCTGTTCCAGTGCTTTCCTAAGCAGCTGAACGTTTCCTTTTTTTGTTATTGGGCAGCTACAGGACATAGTTTGGAGAGCCCAGTCCTTAAAATCATCTCAAACATTCCTGGAAGTGCTTTATTTTAGAAATAAACCCATTAACTGTATATCATTACAAATCAATGGTGCTAACTCTTTAAAAATGtccaatatatgtatattttagcAACATGGCCATGTAGTCATACCTCCTAGTTTGTGATCTTCTCATGTCTTGTAAACTCAGTGGGATTGAGATTCACTACTATTTGAATGTGGGATCTTCCAGAAGCACAGAGCCTATTGCAACGAGTCATCTTAGGATCAGTCCTTTCCCTCGGACTCATTGCCGAACCAGTGTCCCAGCATTGAATTaagggctctgctcctggagaaTGGTGCCTTTCAGATGAGATGGAAAACAAAGGTCTTGATCACTTATGGTATGAAAGAGCCTATGACAAATTTTGCAACCATAGGGGTATTAATTACCTAAGAGAGAGTATCCAGAATGCTTAAGGATCTGATTCTAATCTCACGTACACAAGCGTAACTCGGGACCaggtccattgaaatcagtagagttGCACCAAGGTAGCACTggtggaaaagagagaggaaTCAGGCCTTAGAAATCTAACCGTTTCCAGCACTGCTGGAAAGTCCTTGTGTCTAATTTTCATTTACCTTAAGATCCCCTTTCTCTGAGTGTTGTAAGTGtaattgagaatcaggccccttgggTGCAACAGCAGCAGTTTACAGTATAATCCATTACTACTAATATTTGGTATATTTCTTTTGGTAACACTTTTGTACTTTGCAAGCCAATAAAGCTATTGGACCTGATTTTCATATACTCGAAGCCCCCTTTACATCACATTGGCGGTGTAAAGgaggcttagggcttgtctacacaaacatttagtttgtggcaagctggagtgTGAGTCTACCTAGCACTATCCTGCTGCGCACTATTTGTCCGTGTGGACTTTGCTGATGCACACTAACAGGTCCCTGGTGCACTTTGATCTATTCCCTTTTCAAAGCAGGGTGGATCAAAGCACACTAAGGAACTGTTAGTGTGCttcagcttgctgcaaactaaatgttcatgtagatACACCCTGAATCTAAATGAGAGTCAGGCCCATTGACATTAAAATCCGATATTATATTTAAGCTCTTGTTCTGGTGCATCCTATTTTATATGCAAACCAGATACTTGGTGctaaaaccttactaaaatcctGATCCTGAAGCACTAAAATCAGAGGACAGATTTCCAATAACTTCATTGATGTAGGATTTTGTCTTAAATTAGATGCCTCCTTGTGATTATTGGCATCCTAAATGAGCAACATATTGAGGAACTGAAACTATTTGGTAAATATTCAaaaccaaccccctgctctaatcatATCAGAATATCAATCCATCTGCCGACCTCTGGTATCTTGTCTCTTTCATTGTTTGACACCTAGTGCTTCAGCAGGAGGTAAAATCTCCCAATAGTGCATTTAGGGCCTGATGGCAAAAGAaagagtcccactgaattcagtgggatttggatcagtcTTTTAGCCCGTTTGGCCCCACCTCCTGAATCATAAGATTTGATTGTTCATCTCCTAGCTTGCATAACTACAGACAGTGATATTACTGGCCATACTAttatacagatttttaaaaccaaCCCTAATAATTTACCAATATCAGGGAACTCCACAAGATGACTTTACAGcataaagaaatatttgtttttatttgtgtgaAACATACTTGTGTATCTAATAAGGCTATTGTAAGGGTAAGTGAATTAATATTTGTGGTGCTCTTTCATAAATGTGACATACTATGTTAGTGCTAAATACTCTTCATAATCGTTTTGCTATTACTACCATTTAATTTCCAGCATCCTTCTCTTTTTCATATTATGTGAAAAAAgaggaaaactgatttttttcccccctctgatTGTTGTTAGGAAGCTGACAAATGTCATTTACTCTTGGgataaatttaaaatgaaaacctgaTACTTTCCCCACTTTTTAGGCAGAGGCTGAAACTTGTTTGTTAAACTAAAATCAGTGACTGCTTAGGTGTATTTGTAACACTCTTAAAATAAAACAGACCCGTTTAAATACTACTAATGtgggttacttttttttttcttttttgaactttGTGTTCTATAAAGTTTTCACAGATCCAGAGACAGTTTGGGTcaattaaaccagtgtaaatcaacAGTGATTCATTTGGGTCCTATTCTCCTGTCACTTGCACACGTTTCACACAAGTGTAaatttaattgacttcagtgcacaATGTTTTTCCTCTTATTTACACAATGTGTAAGTTAGAGGAGAAGCATGCCTTCCGCCCCATAATTCATTCTGTGTAACCTACAAAGCACCAGAAACTTATGTAGCCGGACACCAAACTCCTAGATGGAAATGTGACACCCTGTAGACCAGAATCAACAGTGATAAAAAGATGGTGCAAGTTACCTGTAATTAGATCAGAAAAGAGGTATAATTTGTGAAGTTTTAAAAACGAGTTCCTCGCATACAGAGGGGCCCAAAGAGAAAGCTGTGATAGGAAAAGCAGCCAACAAGGAGGTTGTAGATAATTTATCCCATTCCCTTTACCGATCCTACACCCGCTGTATCTTGAACGCTTCTATTGCTTTTCTTGCTATGTTCCCTCTCCTCTCTTGTCCCTaattacatcccctttcctgtgACTGCCAAATTGGTGTAAGTTACAGTTACATCCGTTCCTTAACCAATTTACACCCCCTCTTACTTCATTGCATAATTTTGCACCAGGACTTTTTTGGGAGTTGCACCTGCTGTGTATAGTTCCAACAGTGTAACTGAAGAACAGACCTCTGGGAATAATTCTGCACCGGCAGGTAGTTGCACAAGATGATGTAATGGACCTGTACCTCCAGCTATTTTGTGTCACTCTAGTGCCTCAAAGCAGTTGCAAAACCCTGCATAACCGGCCAGATAAATTAGATTCACAGCAATTTTACCCCACCAGGCTATACCAgtaaatctggccccaaatatcTTTTCTGTCTCTTGTTTGCATGATTCTTATCATCTGATGCTGTTAACCTGCCTTTTTAAGCAGCCGAAACTCTAACATGCAGACTCTCGAGGCTTGTTTCTAATATCACAGTCATGTTGTAAATAAGGAGCGGCTCTAGTGAAGTCCAGGGGGTTAAACTGTTGTAAAAATGTAAGTGAGATCAGGCTCAGACTCTAGGAGCATGATTCTCCTTTTGTGTAATTTAGGAGTAACTCCCCTCAAGTCATTGGAATTGCTCAGTGTAAAACTGCTTccagaaaaaaaatgggttttccagctgtgtgtgatgttcTGAGCCTGAGAAAGTAcagtgagcctgattctcctcagaCCTACACCagtttgacttcactggagttactcctcaATTATATCAGGGCTAGTGAGCGGAGTATCTGACCCAAAGCTTATTTCAACCTGTTAAAGactgtggcccagatcctcagctggtgtaaatcagcataactccattgaagtcaatagaggtacaccaatttacaccagctgaggattttaTCCTTGTGTGTCTCCTCATTTCTGTTCCAGTGACACTCCAGTAACATCAAGCCCCCTCGTATAGCGTTTTGTTAGTCATTGTCATTGTTAGCAATGACACATCTATGTACTTTGCCACATTATGCCCCACTGCTTGAGCAGGCACTGACCAGCATCAGCGTAGCTTGTGTATTTCATGAGAATATTTCAATGTGAAGTGGTCCTGATGAGAATCCAGCATCAAATTGCCCCTTCCTGTTTCGTTTTTTGCAAGAGGAGCAGATTTAAAATGGCTGCTGGCCCCCGGAAGAGGAAGGAAAAGTTTTCTCCTGTAGAACTTGAGATTTTGGTGGCAGAGGTGACCAAAAATCACGCTAGGCTCTATGGGAGTGAGAGAGTCAACCTGAGCCAGCCAGAGAGGGAGAAGATATGGTGCAGCATTGCCAGGAAGATCAATGCTGTCGCCCGGTCCCCCAGGACCCCCCGGGACCTCCGGAGGAGATGGGATGATATGAAGAGGCGCACCAAGGAGAAGCTGGTGGAGATGAGTCGCTCAACGGGGGAGCCCAGACCTGATACTGTGGTGGTGCGGATTTTGGAAAGTCCTTTGCTTGGGCAGGAGGAGGCTATTAAAGAGGCTGAGGCCAGAGTggtggcagaggaggaggatggtggtggtggtgatggtgttaTGCACACTGGTGGCCCTCACATAACTCTGGAGCTTCAGTCAGGTAAAGAGTCCTAAACAAAACCATTCATCCCATCCACACACATCAGCAGACTGGggaaagctgggggagggggaggagccttTCTCTAGAAGGTTATCTTTGGTGGCTGTGACGTGGTCTCCCCTGCAATGTTAGATTGCTACAGCCAACCTTATGGCAAGAGAGGACTCTGCAAATGAAATCTCAGATCCAAATAGGCAGAACCTCTCACACAACAGCTTTTGATTCTGGAGTCTTacattctcccccttccctcccccctttcccccccacctccgccccaTCCTTCAGGACAGGGATGTCTCCTTGTACAGGAGCTTGGAGTTACTCAAAGGAATTCACCCTGCAGAGCAGGAAATCATCTACGGGACATGAGGAATTTTAATGTCCCAGGACCTTATCATCTAATATTTCAGATGAAACAATTACATGAGAGAGAGATCCCTCTGGTTCACAAATACAAAGCACAAGACCTATTGAGACATTCACATGCACACAGTCAAACTAATGCCCCTTTCCTGAGCTCATATGCACACCCACACAGCAGACATCATTCCTTTAGCATATTAACCAAAAAGGCTGCTTTCTGTGTTGCTAACGTGTAAAGAACTCATGTTTTGATATTTTGATCCCCcacagatgaggaggaggaagtgccTGGTTGCACATGGGTGCCTTTGAGGACTATTGAAATGCCTATGCCAGCTGAGACAGATGCGTTAGAGCAGCGGGGGGCACTGCACACTTcagtttcctctccctccccaccttcctCCCCACAGATGCAGCAGCGGGCTGCCTATGGAAGGCGGTCATCCCAGACTGCCCGGCATCCTAAGCAGAAGTACAACATCTCAGAGTTTGAGAAGCAGCTGATGGATGCTCATCTCCAGCAAAGCACCCTCTTGTCCTCCTGGTACCAGCAGCAGAGTTCCCTCATGATCCAGCAGAACCTCATCTTGGAGAACTTAGTGGAACAGAACAAGAGGCTGGCAGACAATGTCGAGTCACTCAACCGGACGCTGGAGAAGCTGGTCGACTACCAGCATCCAAGCAGGGAGACAGTACATTTTGTGCAAGACTGCACCCCTGAGACTTCTGCCCGTCTGCCCTCCCGGATAGCCAGTGGCGAGtctgtggggcagtcagggatCGAGGTGTTCTCGGGAATGATCTTGAAAGTCGAAGAGGAGATCTAAACAGAAACACAGAGTCTTCTCAAATGCCATTTTCATAGTTTTTAAGGACAGTTCTCTAAAACAAATACTTTTTATGATGGGTAAAAAATTCCTCATGATTTGTAGGTCACGGTAAATGCTACAGTAGCTCTTTTTTTAGAGGGTCAAGATTCTTGGGTATATTCTACATGTAGCCTTTTTTGGTTGCCCAGTATGGGACAGGATATCATTCTGTTTTATAACCAGCAGCGCTGTCCATTTATGAGAAACAATTTTGTATCAGTTCTTTTTATTGTGAAAGATATTTTCTTACATAAATCCAAACCATATAAAAATAAACTCTGTTCATATTTATCTTTACTCTTAAGAGTCTGTCCCCCGTGGATATTATTCTTTTCCGGAAACATTTttaggtttaaaaagaaaaaaagaagaagaaatcatTGCTAAGGCCGTAGAacttgagggcctgatcctgcttccattgatgtGAAAGAGAAATTTGTCATTGAGATTGATGGGAGCAGGACGGAGCTCTTATTGTTATTTGGATTATGTTTGCTGATTTAATAATACTGGGTAGAGTTCTTTTATGAGCAAATAAGACAGTTTGTTTTCTAAGTATAAGCATACGGAATTCCATTTATTCCCCCTTCAGTCTATCCCGACCCTCTCACTAGCTTTGTGTTTGAAAGACACATGATATATCAATGAATGAGACATTTAGGACTGTAGGAATATAATACTCAATAATACAGTTCAACTTTGCCATCTTGCACTAATTTTATCACGAATCTCATGATATTTGTATTTTTCTGAAAGCCTCAACTCTTGGGGAATACATGAGCATCtgagttttccttttaaaaaccctAAATGTCTAGTCCacatggttttagagaaaagaCTGAAAACATAATGTGGCTCCAGAGAAAGAGAACCCTTGACTTCGGCAATAACTCATACCAAATCAGATTCAAGGTCCATGttgtccagcatcctgtctccaatGGAGACTAGCACCAGATGTTTTataggaaggtgcaagaaaccccacagtGGGGATAATCTGCCCACCATGGAGGTCTCATCCTGATCCCTAATATTTAGAGAATGGCTTATGCCACAAAGCCTGAGGCTTAATATCATCTTCCAAGCCTTTTTGTTTGCATTAAGTATTATAACtgtggatattcttgttatccagaTCAATAGCCAATCCCTCTTCAAATCTTGCTACGTTTTTGGCCTCAACAACATCATATGACAGTGAGAGCCACAAGCTAATTATATGTTGCTTGAAAGAGTATTTCTCTTTATTGGTTTTGGGTTTGccgcctttcagtttcattggaCATTCCCTTGTTTTTATATTTGAATTGGTTTTCTTCCTTTCCAATACATAATCCAGTGTGAGAGTGTGAAACTGCTAGGGCACACCAAATCAGTTTATTAAGAATCATGCCACTCTCTGCTCCTGCAAAGGGTAAATTGATCTAAAATCGCCATTGAAGAAATAACCAAATCAATTCTTGGTAAGAATTAACACAGTTCCAATTACCAGACTCTTGCCAGAATCCCAGTTTTTTTCATCTAGTGCAAAGAGTTAAATCAAAAACAAATGGTGCTTGGCTATAGATCCTATATCCCAACCCCTCTGTTGATCTCAGAATCCATTTTAACATTTGCAAACCAGAAGGCAGTTATTTGAAATAGCTTGCTGCTTGGAAGGATTCACCTTCACTGAATGACTTTGGCTACATTGTGGCCTTATACACCTTTACACTCAGGCAGCTTTAAACCACTCTTAacagtataaaggggccttaaagtaaGCATAAATATAGTATACACCCACTTTAAGGTCTGTTTTTGCtgtcagagtggtgtaaagggtcCTTAGTGTCAAAGACAAGCACCCCTGTGTCTTTTATTCCCTCTTGCTCTAAAGATTATACCATTTTCTCGGGATAAGCATCTTTCAGATAGcactataaaatattttctttcctttcctcctgctTCCCTTATATTCATAAAACACCCAATGAACCAAGTAAGTTCCCTCGGAGTGTAATACGCTTTAACATCAGTGCACAATAATGAAGTTTACATATTATAATTATCATTTGCTATAAAAAGCTGAAGGTTTGCATTCATCTGTACGTTTGTAATGTGTTAAACAGCAAGCACTTAACATGTCTATAAATGTAATGAATGTGTTTGAGGCGATCTTCTATTTCTGATAGTGCCCTTCTTCCCCAAGGatcacaaagcattttacaaCTTGCTCTGTAAACTGGACATACAGATCATTTCTACCAGCACTGAAATTTCATCCCTCTTGGAGGTGAAACACAGCAACAGTTTCAGGGTAGGTCTCCCAGTGTCTCTAATGATGGTCAGATCAGGCTCTATTAGCACACAAGCCCACTAGAAAACAGTTTAGTAAAGGAAGAAAGGAATCCAGTTGAAACAGCAGGAGGATTGACATTGACGGAATGTAATTACCCATGCTGGAGTGAGCCCAAACAGTGGTATCTCCAACAACACAGTGCCCCAGTGACTGATACAGAAGACTACCTTTTGCTGTTTCTTTCTGAAGTGTTTGGATGTGCCTTAGAAATCTCCCATTCGCGTACCCACAGGCCCCAACCCTATTTGGCATGTGAGATCACAGTGCTGCGTGGAACGTAAAGTACAGGCCATATTCAGACTATGCCACAAGCAAATAATTATCTCATGAAAAAACTTTGTAGCCAGCAGGTGTTCTGCTTTGGCTAATTTTTTTCAAGCTTAGGTCGGTACAGTGAGGGACCTAAAGCCATATTTAggactggcctgattttcagctaTGCTGAGCACCTACATTATCCATTGGCTTTGGTGGGAGCTGCAGTTGATCAGAACCTCTGGAAATCATTTGTTTTGTCTCTCATTCTCCAGCTTTCTCCACAAAGGGGAGTGGGTCAGTTACGGTGCAAGCCCCCTGCACTCTTCCATAGAGCCAAGCATCAGGGGGTTTGGTTAGCCAGACCTGGCGCTTGCAGCTGTGGAACTATGGAGCAGCCAGCGACCTAGGCTGGTGAGGCATGCTGCCTGGAGAACAGCACAGCAGCTGAGGCCAGGACAGCCAGGGCACAGAAATGCTGAAGTTTTGTTGGAACACATAGGGGAGGGTTAGGAAACTTTATGCTGGACTAGATCATGGGATCATGGCCTGGAGAGGGGAATCTGGCTGCCTGGAGAGTACAGTAGGGAGGGAAAACCCCTCCTCAAAATAAGTTACTGGGAAAATAATCAACACATTTTACATCAACGAAGATTTTCAAC includes:
- the TSNARE1 gene encoding t-SNARE domain-containing protein 1 isoform X1 encodes the protein MSYGSIDGSGFGSRNPFGGPSRQGYQPLATQIDPNELQELFQETSANIFRINSNVTSLERTLRSLGTSNDTQELRDGLHATQQETNKTITTSTKAIKQLSEIVRGSSRQERLQLDRLNNQLSDAIQRYGAVQKKIAEKSKALLPTGQRSSKQQSPKTPFSDLADDEKIFNGGDGMWQNQSQDQALLSEITEEDLEAIRLREEAIQQIESDMLDVNQIIKDLASMVYEQGDTIDSIEANIETASSNVESANQQLAKASQHQRSRFKMAAGPRKRKEKFSPVELEILVAEVTKNHARLYGSERVNLSQPEREKIWCSIARKINAVARSPRTPRDLRRRWDDMKRRTKEKLVEMSRSTGEPRPDTVVVRILESPLLGQEEAIKEAEARVVAEEEDGGGGDGVMHTGGPHITLELQSDEEEEVPGCTWVPLRTIEMPMPAETDALEQRGALHTSVSSPSPPSSPQMQQRAAYGRRSSQTARHPKQKYNISEFEKQLMDAHLQQSTLLSSWYQQQSSLMIQQNLILENLVEQNKRLADNVESLNRTLEKLVDYQHPSRETVHFVQDCTPETSARLPSRIASGESVGQSGIEVFSGMILKVEEEI
- the TSNARE1 gene encoding t-SNARE domain-containing protein 1 isoform X2 — encoded protein: MSYGSIDGSGFGSRNPFGGPSRQGYQPLATQIDPNELQELFQETSANIFRINSNVTSLERTLRSLGTSNDTQELRDGLHATQQETNKTITTSTKAIKQLSEIVRGSSRQERLQLDRLNNQLSDAIQRYGAVQKKIAEKSKALLPTGQRSSKQSPKTPFSDLADDEKIFNGGDGMWQNQSQDQALLSEITEEDLEAIRLREEAIQQIESDMLDVNQIIKDLASMVYEQGDTIDSIEANIETASSNVESANQQLAKASQHQRSRFKMAAGPRKRKEKFSPVELEILVAEVTKNHARLYGSERVNLSQPEREKIWCSIARKINAVARSPRTPRDLRRRWDDMKRRTKEKLVEMSRSTGEPRPDTVVVRILESPLLGQEEAIKEAEARVVAEEEDGGGGDGVMHTGGPHITLELQSDEEEEVPGCTWVPLRTIEMPMPAETDALEQRGALHTSVSSPSPPSSPQMQQRAAYGRRSSQTARHPKQKYNISEFEKQLMDAHLQQSTLLSSWYQQQSSLMIQQNLILENLVEQNKRLADNVESLNRTLEKLVDYQHPSRETVHFVQDCTPETSARLPSRIASGESVGQSGIEVFSGMILKVEEEI